Proteins co-encoded in one Haladaptatus sp. ZSTT2 genomic window:
- a CDS encoding rhodanese-like domain-containing protein: MTNRNTTRRRFIQVSGAAALAGLAGCSSSGNSDTTTAAGTTENETTTTAQTTTEQAKVTVETDADGRLAFDGPTNEMELPEDSTPEDGYPPEFDMQLEDVEIDDSRWESNTIDGTEITLVPFDVAYYWYVRGEARFLDARSQSEYNVSHIYGAVVSPAKSEMENDPVASWPKEDKIVAYCDCPHHLSSIRAAALKEEGYENVYVVYEGYGAWRSAGYPMKGSSPKDAPKTWTVTGKVDAEYAGEAAWAYYEDQKEATEIADDGSYELNIRFVNVSADTEVTIETPAYELQATLGALTEGSVTTDGTVE; this comes from the coding sequence ATGACGAACCGAAACACGACCCGCCGACGCTTCATTCAAGTGTCTGGTGCGGCCGCGCTCGCCGGACTCGCTGGCTGTTCGAGCAGCGGCAACTCAGACACGACGACAGCAGCGGGTACGACCGAGAACGAGACGACGACCACGGCACAGACCACCACCGAGCAGGCGAAGGTGACGGTCGAAACCGACGCCGATGGTCGCCTCGCGTTCGATGGGCCGACCAACGAGATGGAGCTTCCGGAAGACTCCACTCCAGAAGACGGCTACCCACCCGAATTCGACATGCAGCTCGAAGATGTCGAAATCGACGACTCGCGGTGGGAGTCAAATACCATCGACGGCACCGAAATTACGCTCGTTCCGTTCGACGTCGCGTACTACTGGTACGTCCGCGGCGAGGCACGGTTCTTAGACGCCCGCAGTCAGTCTGAGTACAACGTTTCGCACATCTACGGCGCGGTCGTCAGCCCCGCAAAGAGCGAAATGGAAAACGACCCGGTCGCAAGCTGGCCAAAGGAAGACAAAATCGTCGCCTACTGTGACTGCCCACACCATCTCTCTTCGATTCGCGCCGCCGCGCTGAAAGAGGAAGGCTACGAAAACGTGTACGTCGTCTACGAGGGCTACGGCGCGTGGCGCTCTGCGGGCTACCCGATGAAAGGGAGCAGCCCAAAGGACGCACCGAAGACGTGGACGGTCACCGGCAAGGTTGACGCCGAGTACGCCGGTGAGGCCGCGTGGGCCTACTACGAAGACCAGAAAGAAGCGACCGAAATCGCAGACGACGGCAGCTACGAGCTCAACATCCGGTTCGTCAACGTCTCCGCCGACACCGAAGTGACCATCGAGACGCCCGCCTACGAACTGCAGGCGACGCTCGGTGCGCTCACCGAAGGCTCCGTCACCACCGACGGAACCGTCGAATAA
- a CDS encoding class I SAM-dependent methyltransferase has protein sequence MSRFQHTRQPDWDWWSELWPDPTGLLDRVGVLPGELLVDVGCGNGYFTIPAAKLLEGPLYAVDLDESLLAQLRAELDERGIETVTCVRCDARSLSDHIPPVDVAFMANTFHGVEDQTEFATEIRRALNREGRFIVVNWHDLPRSETVVAGKARGPPEALRLTPAETTTAVVPAGFELVSTLDVPPYHYALVFEREEKA, from the coding sequence GTGAGCCGATTTCAGCACACGCGACAGCCAGATTGGGACTGGTGGAGCGAACTCTGGCCTGACCCAACCGGACTGTTAGATCGGGTCGGTGTTCTCCCGGGTGAACTGCTCGTGGATGTTGGCTGTGGCAACGGCTATTTCACGATTCCCGCCGCGAAGCTTCTCGAAGGGCCACTCTATGCGGTTGACCTCGACGAATCACTCCTCGCGCAGTTGCGAGCAGAACTCGACGAGCGTGGCATCGAAACCGTCACTTGCGTCCGGTGTGACGCCCGCTCGCTCAGCGACCACATCCCGCCGGTGGACGTTGCGTTCATGGCGAACACCTTCCACGGCGTCGAAGACCAGACCGAATTTGCCACAGAGATTCGACGCGCCCTCAACCGCGAGGGACGGTTCATCGTCGTCAACTGGCACGACCTGCCCCGGAGTGAAACGGTCGTCGCTGGAAAGGCTCGGGGCCCGCCCGAAGCCCTTCGGCTGACGCCAGCAGAGACGACCACAGCCGTCGTTCCGGCTGGGTTCGAACTGGTGTCAACACTCGACGTGCCACCGTACCACTACGCGCTGGTGTTCGAACGAGAAGAAAAGGCCTAG
- a CDS encoding TrkH family potassium uptake protein, whose protein sequence is MKPRVDWRVSVRLVGTILKWLWVPFLIPLGIALYDATSVIPFVVPMGGTALVGLGLEQLTDRRDLGPREGFLMVSLTWLSMAIVGAVPFILAGEGALAAPVNALFEAMSGITTTGATVILDFEIHSRAILMWRAVLQWLGGLGILVLATAVLSQLSVGGAQLMETETQTRDINKLTPRISETAGLIWQLYLGLTGVNIATLYGLHVVGLAPEMTFYDAVAHAFTTISTSGFSPRAESLAAFSPAVQWATTPFMALGATSFILIYFVIHGNTARLRQSDEFRFYVSILAVFTLGVGGILLADGPHTGLEEIARHSLFQVVSIVTTTGYASTDFNLWSSGAKHLLFVCMFIGGMAGSTTCSIKALRWLVVLKAFRRDLFIAGHPRVIRPVRLSGSVVSEETIRDIYAYTLVSLVIFIIATIFVVVNSSRVASPITEFEAMSAAASTFFNVGPAFGVAGPFESYEPFPETTKLLMTFLMWVGRIEIIPVLVLLTPSYWRG, encoded by the coding sequence ATGAAACCACGAGTCGATTGGCGCGTCAGCGTTCGGTTGGTTGGAACGATTCTCAAGTGGTTGTGGGTTCCGTTTCTCATCCCACTCGGAATCGCTCTGTACGACGCCACGTCGGTGATTCCGTTCGTCGTTCCAATGGGGGGAACCGCCCTTGTTGGCCTCGGACTCGAACAGCTCACTGACCGGCGCGACCTGGGTCCCCGAGAGGGTTTTTTGATGGTTTCGCTTACCTGGTTGAGTATGGCAATCGTCGGGGCGGTGCCGTTCATCCTCGCGGGCGAAGGTGCGCTCGCCGCGCCGGTGAACGCGCTGTTCGAAGCGATGAGCGGTATCACCACGACCGGTGCGACCGTCATCTTGGACTTTGAGATTCACTCACGGGCAATTCTCATGTGGCGGGCCGTCCTCCAGTGGCTCGGTGGACTCGGTATTCTCGTCCTCGCAACGGCGGTCCTCTCCCAGCTCTCAGTTGGTGGCGCACAGCTCATGGAGACGGAAACCCAGACGCGGGATATCAACAAACTCACGCCTCGCATCTCGGAGACAGCCGGGTTAATCTGGCAACTGTACCTCGGCTTGACGGGGGTGAATATCGCCACCCTCTACGGGCTCCACGTGGTCGGACTTGCCCCGGAAATGACCTTTTACGACGCAGTGGCCCACGCGTTCACGACGATTTCGACGAGTGGGTTTTCCCCACGCGCCGAGAGTCTCGCGGCGTTTTCTCCGGCCGTGCAGTGGGCGACCACCCCGTTCATGGCACTCGGCGCGACGAGTTTCATCCTCATCTATTTCGTCATCCACGGGAACACAGCCCGCCTGCGCCAAAGCGACGAGTTTCGCTTCTACGTGAGCATCCTCGCGGTGTTCACCCTGGGCGTCGGTGGTATTCTTCTCGCCGATGGTCCGCACACCGGTCTCGAGGAAATCGCACGCCACTCACTGTTTCAGGTTGTCTCCATCGTGACGACGACCGGCTACGCGAGCACCGACTTCAACCTCTGGTCGTCGGGGGCGAAACACCTCCTGTTCGTTTGTATGTTTATCGGTGGAATGGCGGGGAGTACCACTTGTTCGATTAAGGCGCTGCGCTGGCTGGTCGTCTTGAAAGCATTCCGGCGAGACCTGTTTATCGCTGGTCACCCACGCGTCATCAGACCCGTTCGACTGAGCGGGAGTGTGGTCTCAGAGGAGACTATCCGTGACATCTACGCCTATACACTCGTGAGCCTCGTCATCTTCATCATCGCGACGATTTTCGTCGTCGTCAACTCCTCGCGTGTGGCGTCACCGATCACTGAGTTCGAAGCGATGAGCGCTGCCGCGTCCACCTTTTTCAACGTCGGGCCTGCGTTCGGTGTCGCTGGGCCGTTCGAGAGCTACGAACCGTTCCCCGAAACGACCAAACTGCTCATGACGTTCCTCATGTGGGTCGGCCGAATCGAAATCATCCCCGTGCTCGTGCTTCTTACTCCCTCGTACTGGCGCGGGTGA
- a CDS encoding ABC transporter substrate-binding protein: protein MSPDPPSPSVPSPPSLRRRDLLAGLAGGGLLATSGCIRQLRSLANRDTPEQISLSIKTVPADADPRSTRIARQLSSNLNAVGIETSIVPMTEEELLRDTLLNQSFDIYVMRHPATDGDTFLYSLLHSRFDAEPGWQNPFGYANLGVDDLLDTQRRQAGTARVKTLHETQSAVARDQPFTPVAIPNEIRATQGDRFAGWSAADMHSTLGYLRLRTTVDVADSTTPTNQTTNETATTQETTQPPLRMTLKDSRATRNLNPIAVEFRGDGDITDLLYDPLARRIDGDLVPWLASSWEWMASSETGTTAELTLRDDLQWHDGTPITAADVSFTYRFLNDTSVGELESPVPAPRFRDRSSLVADAVETGDRTVRIEFEAVSRDVATAAFTLPLLPKHIWETKTGQATIAGLDTGSGVTEALIWSNEQPIGSGPLRFESSEAGASLTLVPFTEHFLSQGEFEGPLAPYQGGFKPSELEFTVVPSDGAALALLEEDEVDATASPLGADVIADIGSSDALRLHVSKPSAFYHVGFNVRESPLSNPRFRRAVAQLLDKQYIVSEVFGGYAEPIASPLAPYPEVAPNLVWTDTDPELPFPGEDGTLDVELAKESFREAGFRYNESGELLRR from the coding sequence ATGTCCCCTGACCCCCCATCTCCGTCTGTCCCTTCACCGCCGTCCCTTCGACGCCGCGACCTGCTCGCCGGACTCGCGGGCGGTGGCCTCCTCGCCACCAGCGGGTGTATCCGCCAGCTTCGCTCGCTCGCCAACCGCGACACACCAGAGCAGATTTCACTCTCGATAAAGACTGTGCCAGCGGATGCTGATCCCCGGTCTACGCGCATTGCGCGACAGCTCTCGTCGAACCTGAACGCGGTCGGCATCGAGACCTCGATCGTCCCGATGACCGAAGAAGAACTCCTGCGTGATACGTTGTTGAACCAATCGTTCGACATCTACGTGATGCGCCATCCAGCGACCGACGGAGATACGTTTCTCTACTCGTTGCTCCACTCGCGGTTCGACGCAGAACCCGGCTGGCAGAACCCGTTTGGCTACGCGAACCTCGGCGTTGACGACCTCCTTGACACCCAGCGCCGACAGGCGGGCACCGCGCGGGTAAAAACCCTCCACGAAACGCAGTCGGCCGTCGCCCGCGACCAGCCGTTTACGCCTGTTGCCATCCCAAACGAGATACGCGCGACCCAAGGCGACCGCTTTGCTGGCTGGTCTGCGGCTGACATGCACTCGACGCTTGGCTATCTCCGGCTTCGAACGACGGTGGATGTCGCAGACTCGACGACACCCACGAATCAAACCACGAACGAGACGGCCACCACCCAAGAGACGACCCAGCCGCCGCTTCGGATGACGCTCAAAGACTCGCGGGCGACGCGCAACCTAAACCCAATCGCCGTTGAGTTCCGCGGCGACGGCGACATCACCGACCTGTTGTACGACCCGCTCGCTCGCCGCATCGACGGCGACCTCGTCCCGTGGCTCGCAAGTTCGTGGGAGTGGATGGCGTCGTCCGAAACCGGCACTACCGCAGAACTCACCCTCCGCGACGACCTCCAGTGGCACGACGGCACGCCCATCACCGCAGCGGACGTTTCCTTTACCTACAGATTCCTCAATGACACGTCGGTCGGAGAGTTGGAGAGTCCGGTTCCAGCACCGCGATTCCGTGACCGCTCTTCGCTCGTGGCCGACGCAGTTGAAACGGGCGACCGCACCGTCCGCATCGAGTTCGAAGCCGTCAGCCGCGACGTGGCAACGGCGGCGTTCACGCTTCCACTGCTCCCAAAGCACATCTGGGAGACGAAAACCGGACAGGCGACGATTGCGGGCCTCGACACCGGTAGCGGTGTGACCGAGGCACTTATCTGGAGCAACGAACAGCCCATCGGTTCGGGACCGCTGCGATTCGAGAGCTCGGAAGCCGGAGCCTCGCTGACGCTCGTTCCGTTCACAGAACACTTTCTCAGCCAGGGCGAGTTCGAGGGGCCACTCGCCCCGTACCAAGGTGGGTTCAAGCCGTCGGAACTCGAATTCACCGTCGTGCCCTCCGACGGGGCCGCCCTTGCGCTGCTAGAAGAAGACGAAGTCGATGCGACGGCCTCGCCACTCGGTGCTGATGTCATCGCAGATATTGGCAGCTCCGATGCACTCAGACTGCACGTCTCGAAGCCCTCGGCGTTCTATCACGTCGGATTTAACGTGCGCGAGTCGCCGCTCAGCAACCCGCGCTTTCGCCGAGCGGTTGCGCAACTGCTCGACAAACAGTACATCGTAAGCGAGGTGTTCGGTGGCTATGCAGAGCCAATCGCCTCGCCGCTTGCCCCGTATCCCGAGGTCGCACCGAATCTGGTCTGGACGGACACGGACCCCGAACTCCCCTTCCCAGGCGAGGACGGCACGCTCGACGTGGAACTCGCAAAAGAGTCCTTCCGGGAGGCGGGCTTTCGATACAACGAATCTGGCGAACTCCTGAGGCGATAA
- a CDS encoding phosphatase PAP2 family protein, with protein sequence MALLDILVYLAAGVGVMIAVGSITFIGPTKLSLLRESWRTRLREAGPYLGLLLGILGINKVARQVGPEISWVVGLNITSYIYQLEGDFVAFIQSIASDQFTMYFSFIYLYGYVFLLIFPFVLTFAMQNTKHLKQTAVAFALNYSLGLVFYILFVSYGPRNLIPDLVDPLMYSMYPQSQLLTGEVNSNTNVFPSLHTSLSVSVAYLAWFTRKEYPYWLPTSIFLAVSVVTATMYLGIHWGTDVVAGTILGLGSVHIARHHYEVFEFLRKDPWKLPVLNRLR encoded by the coding sequence ATGGCACTACTCGACATCCTCGTATATCTCGCGGCCGGCGTTGGCGTTATGATTGCCGTTGGCTCGATTACGTTCATCGGCCCCACCAAACTCTCGTTGCTGCGCGAGTCGTGGCGGACGCGCCTGCGTGAGGCGGGCCCGTATCTTGGTTTACTCCTCGGCATCCTCGGCATCAACAAGGTAGCGAGGCAGGTTGGCCCCGAAATATCGTGGGTGGTCGGCCTCAATATCACGAGCTACATCTACCAGCTAGAGGGCGACTTCGTCGCGTTCATCCAGTCGATTGCGAGCGACCAGTTCACGATGTACTTCTCCTTTATCTACCTCTATGGCTACGTGTTCTTGCTCATCTTCCCGTTCGTGCTCACGTTTGCGATGCAGAATACGAAACACCTGAAACAGACGGCCGTTGCCTTCGCGCTCAACTACTCACTCGGCCTCGTGTTCTACATCCTGTTCGTCTCGTATGGGCCACGAAACCTGATTCCCGACCTCGTCGACCCGCTCATGTACTCGATGTACCCACAGTCACAACTGCTCACGGGTGAGGTCAACTCGAACACGAACGTCTTCCCGTCACTTCACACCTCACTGTCGGTGTCAGTGGCGTATCTCGCGTGGTTCACGCGCAAGGAGTACCCCTACTGGCTGCCAACGAGCATCTTCCTCGCTGTAAGCGTGGTGACCGCGACGATGTACCTCGGCATCCACTGGGGAACTGACGTCGTCGCCGGAACGATTCTCGGCCTCGGGAGCGTCCACATCGCGCGCCATCACTACGAGGTGTTCGAGTTCCTACGAAAAGACCCGTGGAAGTTGCCCGTGTTGAACCGGCTTCGCTAG
- the gcvT gene encoding glycine cleavage system aminomethyltransferase GcvT encodes MGLLQPPLHGVHDARGAKFTEFGGWDMPVEFDSIRTEHDSVREAAGIFDVSHMGEITVSGPDAETLMQRLTSNDVTALSPGDAQYSMITNDDGIILDDTVVYRLPEDVDGDYLFIPNAGHDEQMERRWKQYRDEWDLDAAVENVTTDWAMFALQGPEAEDLLMAAVDDHAPAEPTVVQDLRKFTAATVELDGAQCIVARTGYTGEDGFEILAPWDDAEAVWSLFDVQPCGLGARDTLRMEMGFLLSGQDFHPDENPRTPYETGLRFTVKLDTDFIGRDALEAQQAEGVAEKFVGFQLVERGVPRHGYDITNTDEEHIGTVTSGTMSPTLGEPIGLGYVPVSYAEPETTIHVLVRGKPKKAVIKSLPFNQ; translated from the coding sequence ATGGGCCTTCTGCAACCACCACTGCACGGCGTCCACGACGCCCGCGGTGCGAAGTTCACCGAGTTCGGCGGCTGGGATATGCCCGTCGAGTTCGACTCCATTCGAACCGAACACGACAGCGTTCGGGAGGCCGCCGGCATCTTCGACGTGAGTCACATGGGCGAAATCACCGTCTCCGGCCCCGACGCCGAGACGCTCATGCAACGGCTCACCTCGAACGATGTGACGGCGCTCTCTCCGGGCGACGCACAGTATTCGATGATTACGAACGACGACGGCATCATCTTAGACGACACCGTCGTCTACCGCCTGCCCGAGGACGTAGACGGCGACTATCTATTCATCCCGAACGCGGGCCACGACGAACAGATGGAACGGCGCTGGAAGCAGTACCGCGACGAGTGGGACCTCGATGCCGCCGTCGAAAACGTCACGACCGACTGGGCGATGTTCGCCCTACAAGGCCCAGAGGCAGAAGACCTGCTCATGGCCGCGGTCGATGACCATGCGCCAGCAGAGCCAACCGTCGTCCAGGACCTCCGGAAGTTCACGGCGGCGACCGTCGAATTGGACGGCGCACAGTGCATCGTCGCGCGCACCGGCTACACGGGCGAAGACGGCTTCGAGATTCTCGCGCCGTGGGACGACGCCGAAGCGGTGTGGTCGCTGTTCGATGTCCAACCCTGCGGACTTGGCGCACGCGACACCCTCCGCATGGAGATGGGCTTTCTCCTCTCAGGACAGGACTTCCATCCCGACGAAAACCCACGGACTCCGTACGAAACCGGCCTCAGATTCACCGTCAAACTCGACACGGACTTCATCGGCCGCGACGCGCTCGAAGCCCAACAGGCAGAGGGCGTAGCGGAGAAGTTCGTTGGCTTCCAGCTCGTCGAACGCGGCGTGCCCCGACACGGCTACGATATTACTAACACGGATGAGGAGCATATCGGCACAGTGACGAGCGGGACCATGAGCCCAACGCTGGGCGAACCCATCGGGCTTGGGTACGTTCCCGTTTCATACGCAGAGCCAGAGACGACGATTCACGTCCTCGTCCGCGGCAAACCAAAGAAAGCAGTCATCAAATCACTCCCCTTCAACCAATGA
- the gcvH gene encoding glycine cleavage system protein GcvH, whose product MTFEIPDDLKYQESHEWVRQAGSTAKIGITDFAQDELGDIVFVELPAVGDDVSQGAEFGVVESIKAVSDLYAPVSGTVTAVNEQVFDAPELVNDDPYGDGWMLELELADESELDSLLTPEAYADQIA is encoded by the coding sequence ATGACATTCGAAATCCCAGACGACCTCAAGTATCAGGAATCACACGAGTGGGTGCGCCAAGCCGGTAGCACCGCAAAAATCGGCATCACCGACTTCGCTCAGGACGAACTCGGCGACATCGTGTTCGTTGAACTCCCCGCCGTTGGCGACGACGTGAGTCAGGGCGCGGAGTTCGGCGTGGTCGAATCCATCAAAGCCGTCTCCGACCTCTATGCTCCGGTTTCGGGCACGGTCACGGCCGTCAACGAGCAGGTGTTCGACGCGCCTGAACTCGTAAACGACGACCCGTACGGCGACGGCTGGATGCTCGAACTCGAACTCGCAGACGAGAGCGAACTCGACTCCCTGCTCACCCCCGAAGCGTACGCAGACCAAATCGCGTAA
- the gcvPB gene encoding aminomethyl-transferring glycine dehydrogenase subunit GcvPB: MFYDQARWTDDSGDVYEPLLSEKSSKDVTIEDSPLPSSLTRDSLELPDLSEPELARHYTRLSQMNYGIESGPFPLGSCTMKYNPKFTDDISTIPAGAVHPERPDETIQGTLELLYKLQDYLGRIGGMDAVTLQPPAGAAGEFTGILIAKAFHEANGDDERTEIIIPDSAHGTNFATAALAGYDVVSIPSNDDGRVDVDALEAAVSEKTAALMLTNPNTLGLFERDIEHIAQVVHDAGGLLYYDGANLNALLGRARPGDMGFDIMHYNVHKTFATPHGGGGPGAGPVGVTERLKEFLPRPHIKRHKGGFKLYDPEQSIGKVHGFHGNWLVLVRAFAYIDRLGDAGLSDASAKAVLNANYLASQIEYEVPYGPFHHEFVASAGDQDAADVAKRMLDFGVHPPTTKWPDIVSQALMTEPTEIENRETLDQLATAFNNVVGEDTEVLEAAPNRTAARRIDQVQAARNPQLSWHALDTDE; encoded by the coding sequence ATGTTCTACGACCAAGCCCGCTGGACGGACGACTCCGGCGACGTGTACGAGCCACTCCTCTCAGAGAAGAGTTCGAAAGACGTGACAATCGAGGACTCACCGCTTCCGTCCTCGCTCACGCGCGACTCACTCGAACTCCCTGACCTCTCTGAACCGGAGCTTGCGCGCCACTACACCCGGTTGAGCCAGATGAACTACGGCATTGAGTCGGGGCCGTTCCCGCTTGGCAGTTGTACGATGAAGTACAACCCCAAATTCACCGACGATATCTCGACGATTCCGGCCGGAGCCGTCCACCCAGAACGCCCCGACGAGACGATTCAGGGAACCCTCGAACTGCTCTACAAACTCCAAGACTATCTCGGGCGCATCGGTGGCATGGACGCCGTCACGCTCCAGCCACCCGCGGGCGCGGCCGGTGAGTTCACGGGAATCCTCATCGCCAAAGCCTTCCACGAGGCAAACGGCGACGATGAGCGCACGGAAATCATCATCCCGGATTCGGCACACGGAACCAATTTCGCAACCGCGGCACTCGCGGGCTACGACGTCGTTTCCATCCCGAGCAACGACGACGGGCGCGTCGACGTAGACGCCCTCGAAGCCGCGGTCTCGGAGAAGACGGCGGCGCTCATGCTCACGAACCCGAACACGCTTGGGCTGTTCGAGCGGGACATCGAGCACATCGCGCAAGTCGTCCACGACGCCGGCGGCCTGCTCTACTACGACGGCGCGAACCTGAACGCCCTGCTCGGCCGGGCTCGCCCCGGCGATATGGGCTTCGACATCATGCACTACAACGTCCACAAGACGTTCGCTACGCCACACGGCGGCGGCGGGCCGGGTGCCGGGCCGGTTGGGGTCACAGAACGCCTGAAAGAGTTTCTCCCGCGCCCGCACATCAAGCGCCACAAGGGTGGCTTCAAACTGTACGACCCGGAACAGTCGATTGGGAAGGTCCACGGCTTCCACGGCAACTGGCTCGTCCTCGTCCGGGCGTTCGCCTACATCGACCGCCTTGGCGACGCTGGCCTCTCGGATGCGAGTGCGAAAGCGGTGCTTAATGCGAACTATCTCGCAAGCCAGATAGAGTACGAGGTGCCCTACGGGCCGTTCCACCACGAGTTCGTCGCCAGCGCCGGCGACCAAGACGCCGCGGACGTGGCAAAGCGCATGCTCGACTTCGGCGTCCACCCACCGACGACGAAGTGGCCGGACATCGTCTCGCAGGCGCTCATGACCGAGCCGACGGAAATCGAAAACCGTGAGACGTTAGACCAGCTCGCCACCGCCTTCAACAACGTGGTTGGCGAAGACACGGAGGTACTCGAAGCCGCACCAAATCGGACGGCCGCGCGCAGAATCGACCAAGTACAGGCCGCTCGCAACCCACAACTCTCGTGGCACGCGCTCGACACTGACGAATAA
- a CDS encoding DUF7838 family putative zinc beta-ribbon protein translates to MSLELEHDCPHCGETRVFYKAASMTVHLGTKTKWRCPECNYAFIKINGIDSSVSA, encoded by the coding sequence ATGAGCCTCGAACTCGAACACGACTGCCCACACTGTGGGGAAACCCGCGTCTTCTACAAGGCAGCCAGCATGACGGTTCACCTCGGAACCAAGACCAAGTGGCGCTGCCCCGAGTGCAACTACGCCTTCATCAAAATCAACGGCATCGACTCAAGCGTCTCCGCGTAG
- the gcvPA gene encoding aminomethyl-transferring glycine dehydrogenase subunit GcvPA — protein sequence MSDSATPGSPFAPHTPAETQAMLDVLSVASEEELFDIPDDIKFDGNFGIQQRSEQNVRARAEKMLNRNASLTEFLGRGHYSHYIPSLVDNLSIRSEFLTSYTQYQPEVAQGFLQVLFEYQSMLVELTGLEIANCSMYDAATALGEAATLANRLRQTSGHRVLVPEVISAGRRDVLENYVGGSEMVVESYAMVDGNADLDALAEIIDDDVVMIYAENPTVRGTIEEGLTKLGKLAHDHDAIFTLGSDPVALSLLEKPSAVGADVVVGDASTLGIPTSYGMGLGIFACREKFLRQVPGRLVGISEDSAGMRAYTLTLQTREQHIRRERATSNICSNQAWVALRAAMHIAMLGPDGLVDLAKDCVTRPDELAERLDSISGVQAPVHDRYHFREFVAHTDQPAAAIVSDLAAKGFAVHQVGEHEVQVCVTETNAVSVDEFVAAFTEVA from the coding sequence ATGAGTGACTCAGCAACCCCAGGCAGTCCGTTCGCTCCGCATACGCCAGCAGAGACGCAGGCGATGCTCGACGTACTCTCCGTCGCGAGCGAAGAGGAACTGTTCGACATTCCAGACGACATCAAATTCGACGGCAACTTTGGCATCCAACAGCGCAGTGAACAGAACGTTCGCGCACGCGCAGAAAAGATGCTAAATCGCAACGCATCGCTCACCGAGTTCCTCGGCCGGGGTCACTACAGCCACTACATCCCGTCGCTCGTAGACAACCTCTCGATTCGCTCTGAGTTCCTGACATCGTACACCCAGTACCAACCCGAAGTCGCACAGGGCTTCCTGCAGGTGCTGTTCGAATACCAGTCGATGCTGGTTGAACTCACGGGCCTCGAAATCGCCAACTGTTCGATGTACGACGCGGCCACCGCGCTCGGTGAGGCGGCCACCCTTGCAAACCGCCTGCGCCAGACCTCTGGCCACCGCGTGCTCGTCCCCGAGGTCATCTCTGCGGGACGCCGCGACGTGCTCGAAAACTACGTCGGCGGTTCTGAGATGGTCGTCGAATCCTACGCGATGGTAGACGGCAACGCAGACCTAGACGCCCTCGCAGAGATCATCGATGACGACGTGGTCATGATTTACGCGGAGAACCCGACCGTCCGCGGAACCATCGAAGAAGGCCTCACAAAACTTGGCAAACTCGCCCACGACCACGACGCGATTTTCACCCTCGGCAGCGACCCGGTCGCGCTCTCCCTGCTCGAAAAGCCGTCCGCTGTCGGCGCAGACGTCGTGGTGGGCGACGCCTCGACGCTCGGCATCCCAACGAGTTACGGCATGGGTCTCGGCATCTTCGCCTGCCGCGAGAAGTTCCTCCGGCAGGTTCCCGGCCGTCTCGTTGGCATCTCAGAGGATTCGGCGGGCATGCGCGCGTACACGCTCACGCTCCAGACGCGCGAACAGCACATCCGTCGCGAGCGCGCCACCTCGAACATCTGCTCGAATCAGGCGTGGGTTGCGCTCCGTGCGGCGATGCACATCGCGATGCTTGGCCCGGACGGCCTCGTCGACCTCGCAAAAGACTGTGTGACGCGCCCGGACGAACTCGCAGAACGACTCGATAGCATCAGCGGCGTCCAAGCGCCGGTGCACGACCGCTATCACTTCCGCGAGTTCGTCGCCCACACCGACCAACCGGCCGCGGCTATCGTCTCAGACCTCGCGGCGAAGGGCTTTGCCGTCCACCAAGTCGGCGAACACGAAGTCCAAGTGTGTGTCACCGAAACGAACGCCGTCTCCGTCGATGAGTTCGTCGCGGCATTCACGGAGGTCGCCTAG